From a single Brassica napus cultivar Da-Ae chromosome C9, Da-Ae, whole genome shotgun sequence genomic region:
- the LOC106420350 gene encoding uncharacterized protein LOC106420350: MLEDDCLWKRESGDFRTGFSTSQTWNLIRAHAPKVSWSTGIWFPEATPKFAFLAWIAIQNRLATGDRVLRWNPQAISICWLCKREMETRDHIFFECAYSKEVWRVTVGNLVGSGVIYQWDQVVRLVVNGTWERCVKFLFRYCFQAVVYALWQERNIRRAEEKSQPISCLIARLEKLVRNRITSLRRKNWRKYEKTMEVWMGRI, from the coding sequence ATGTTGGAGGATGACTGTCTATGGAAAAGGGAGAGTGGAGATTTCAGGACAGGTTTCAGTACGTCTCAAACATGGAATCTCATAAGAGCTCATGCGCCTAAAGTTTCTTGGAGTACAGGGATATGGTTCCCTGAAGCAACTCCGAAGTTTGCTTTTCTTGCGTGGATTGCTATTCAAAATAGATTAGCAACAGGAGATAGGGTTCTAAGATGGAACCCTCAAGCAATATCTATTTGTTGGCTCTGCAAAAGAGAGATGGAAACCAGAGATCACATTTTCTTTGAGTGTGCATACTCAAAGGAAGTTTGGAGAGTGACTGTGGGAAATCTTGTGGGTAGTGGAGTTATTTACCAATGGGATCAAGTGGTTAGATTGGTGGTGAATGGGACTTGGGAGAGATGTGTTAAGTTCCTGTTTAGATATTGCTTTCAGGCGGTTGTTTATGCACTTTGGCAGGAGAGAAATATAAGAAGAGCAGAAGAGAAGTCGCAGCCAATTTCTTGTTTGATAGCAAGGTTGGAGAAATTGGTGAGAAACAGAATTACATCTTTGAGAAGGAAAAATTggaggaagtatgagaagactATGGAAGTTTGGATGGGGAGAATTTAG